The window GGCGGCTTCGGCCACCGCCGGGTGCTCGATCAGGACACTTTCCAGTTCGAACGGGGAGAGTCGGTAATCCGAGGACTTGAAGACGTCGTCCCCGCGGCCCACATACGTGATGATGCCGCGTTCGTCCCGGCTTGCCATGTCCCCGGTGTGGTAGTAGCCGTCGCGAAACGCCTCCGCCGTCTTTTCCGGATCGCCGTAGTAGGCCTTCATCAGCCCGACGGGGCGGGGATCCAGGCGCAGGCAGAGCTCGCCGTCGTCGGACTCCCCGCCCGTTGCCGGGTCCACGAGGACGACGTCGTACCCGGGCAGCGGCTTGCCCATGGCGCCGATCTTAATTGGCTGGCCCGGCGTATTGGCGATCTGCACAGTGGATTCGGTCTGGCCGAAGCCGTCCCGGATGGTCTGGCCCCACGCGCGGTGGACCTGGTCGATCACTTCGGCGTTGAGCGGTTCCCCGGCGGACACCACCTTGGTGGGAGGGTTCTTGAGCAGGGTCAGGTCGGCCTGGATCAGCATGCGCCAGACCGTCGGCGGCGCACAGAAACTCGTCACCCGCTCGCGGTCCATTTGCGCCATAAGGGCCTTCGCGTCAAAGCGCTCGTAGTTGTAAATGAAGACGCAGGCCTCAGCGATCCAGGGCGTGAAGACGTTGGACCAGGCATGCTTGGCCCACCCCGGGGAGGCCACGTTCAGGTGCACATCTCCGGGTTCCATCCCGATCCAGAACATCGTGGACAGGTGGCCTACCGGATACGACGTGTGCGTGTGTTCCACGAGCTTGGCCTTGGACGTGGTGCCCGAGGTGAAGTAGAGCAGCAGGGTCTCATCGGCCAGGGTGGGCGCGTCCGGGGTGAAGTCCTCGCCCGCGCCGGCCGACTCGGAGTACTGCAGGGCGGCTGCGTCCGTGCCGGCGTCCCCGCCGATTTCAATCAGTGTGTACGCCCCTGGGACGTCGGCGAACTT is drawn from Micrococcaceae bacterium Sec5.8 and contains these coding sequences:
- a CDS encoding AMP-binding protein — translated: MTVTEEFRAARDRMLDLREDYEAARSEFQWPRFEHFNFALDWFDQIAADPAKAARPALVIVEQDGTATRRSFADLSRRSDQVANWLRGQGVRRGDRMIIMLGNQVELWELMLAGIKLGIVMIPTTTLMGPADLTDRVERGGANWAAVGSANIAKFADVPGAYTLIEIGGDAGTDAAALQYSESAGAGEDFTPDAPTLADETLLLYFTSGTTSKAKLVEHTHTSYPVGHLSTMFWIGMEPGDVHLNVASPGWAKHAWSNVFTPWIAEACVFIYNYERFDAKALMAQMDRERVTSFCAPPTVWRMLIQADLTLLKNPPTKVVSAGEPLNAEVIDQVHRAWGQTIRDGFGQTESTVQIANTPGQPIKIGAMGKPLPGYDVVLVDPATGGESDDGELCLRLDPRPVGLMKAYYGDPEKTAEAFRDGYYHTGDMASRDERGIITYVGRGDDVFKSSDYRLSPFELESVLIEHPAVAEAAVVPSPDPLKLSVPKAFVVLAAGHEPGPELAEDILRYCRDHLAPFKRIRRLEFAELPKTISGKIRRVELRHSEELRHGGGTVPAGLGTEYTEADFPGLKSPAEKLG